Below is a genomic region from Acidobacteriota bacterium.
AAATTGAGACACATTAGCAATGCTGAGATTAGGCCGAGCCTAATTGAAGCCAATATAAAATCGGCTACTACAAATTGTGGCATACGATCAATCTGGTTCATGGGGGCTCTCCTTCTACTGCTTTTGATTGTGGCTGATGTTGGCAATGGACAAATCCATCAACGGCTGACTGTTCGACTTCCAGATAATTCGTGTGGGGACAATCTCACCAGATTGGTTGACCCAATTAGAAAGTTCAGCGGTGACAGTTGCCCCTTGTTCTTGCGAAACAATTCGGTCAATTAGCCCGGTTGAAGTATTGATGTAAAAAAGTCGCCACATGCTCTGAGGCTTGTTTTGTCCGTTGGCCGTAGGCTCTGAGATTCGCACCAAGTCCCAAACCATGCCATCGTAGTGATTTGAGTCCCCTGCTTCAGCAGGACGAACAGCGCGAGCTACTGTGAAATAAGCTGAGCCACGAAGCTGGGCGAGAATAAATTGGTCTGGACTGTCAAGCGCTAGTCGCTCAATGATGGTGCGCAAATTGCCATTAGCCGGATTATTATTTGACTTAGCGCCACCCAAACCGCTCCAAGTGATTGCTTCCTGCTGCCCGCTAAGTGCTATTGTTAGACGTTCGTCGTCGTCATCCTGTATTCGCACTATTTGAACAGCGTAACGTTCATCTCCCGTTAATAGGGTTCCGTTCAGCATGGAGATTTCGCGCCCCGGAAAAAGAAACCTTTGCCCTAGTCGGCGGCGTTGTTTGTCCGCTTCCGGTTGAAGCGCAAGCTTGCCGTTCAGGTAACTGCGCCCAGGTAAGGCAGAGCGAAAAGGGGCCGCAACTGGAAAGCTACTATTCCCGGCCTGCTTTGCTGCCCTCGTAGTTTTCATCTGCCACGCTCGCACCGATAAAGCTGCCAATGTAACAACGAGCAATGCTGATAATGAGATGAAAAGGAATCTGAACAACTGGCGATTAGGTAATGGAGATGAAGCAAATTGAAAAAACATAAACCACTCCGAATTGGTACACCTTGCGGCAGCCTTGATTACCAGCAATGTGCTGGTTCTTTAGATGGAGAAGAGAGCTTAGGGTACCAGTGGAATGTAGTACTAGCTTGCCCCAGCTTTCATAGGTTTTTCAGCTTTTGCCATTTGTGAATACAGTTTTTTTAATAACGACCCGATGTTACTTACCGAGCATTACTCATACAAGATGGCCATTTTGACTATTTATTGGCCAGAATAACTATCATCAGGTTCTCGCCTACAAACTCTGACGAACTTCTTCATTCAGCGAATTGAGTAAAGCATGCCTATCAAAGTATTTCGACTGGTTACAATATTGCGATGGGGTAACCCCATAAAACAGCTTGAAGTCACGGTTGAAATGGCTGTGGTCGCGGATGCCAGTTTTGGCCATGACTTCTTTGATAGTCAGAAATTCGGTGGTGAGCAATTGGTGGGCAGTCTCCAGTCGAAGGAGTTTGACGAAATGCGCCAAGGGCAATCCGGTTTCTTTACGGAATAGGCCGCGGAGGCGGGAGGCGGACAAATTGACTTGTAGAGCAATGGATTCCAACGAAAACGTACGATGCAAATTGGATCGTAACAACTCTATCGTTTTTCGGATTCGGCTATCTTTTACTTTGCTTTCGAAATGAAGGATAGAGCAGTCAAAGAAATCCGTTGGCGGTTTCAGGACGTCTTGCTTAGAAACTATCTTGAAACTCTAAATAGCAACCAACGGTTGCGGTTAGGAAAAATGATGATCTGAGAGTGAATGATCTGCGCCAATGGTTTTATCCTTTGATTGAAGACTTAACAAATATTCAATCCGAGGAGAAGCCCAATGGCGCGGGAACAATCATACCCGACAATCTGGGAAATATCAGATGATCTCTGGGAAACCATCAAGATTTTGCTCGATGAATATGATCCACCAGCCTCTACCGGCCGTCCCCGTGATGACCGGCGACCGATTCTTAATGCGATCATCTATCGTTTTCGCAGCGGGTGTCAGTGGAATCATCTGCCCCGGGAATTCGGAGATGATTCAAAAATTCATCGCGTCTTCCAGCATTGGGTCAAACTCGGAATCTTTGAAGCGATCTGGGCCGAACTGCTCACTGAGTGCGACGAACTCGAACAAGTCCAATGGGACTGGCAAGCCGCAGACGGATGGTTGGGTAAAGCGCGCATGGGCGGCGATAAAATCGGCCCCAATCCAACTGATCGCGCCAAAAACGGAACGAAAAAGAGCCTGCTCACGGATGGCGCCGGCGGCCCGTTATCGATCGTGATCGCTCCCGCCAATGTCAACGATCACAAGTTGCTGGAAGAGACCCTGGATTCGATTGTCGTTGAACGGCCCAAAGCGACGCGTGCGAAACCACAGCATCTCTGCCTCGATAAAGGTTACGATAACGAACCGAGTCACAAGATCGTCAAGGAGCATCAATACAAAGACCACATACGCCGGATCGGAGAAGAGAAACTCGATCAGCAGGGCGAAAAGAAGCACCCGGCGCGACGATACGTGGTTGAACGAACTCTGGCATGGTTATCCAAGTGCAGAGGGTTGCTGATCCGTTATGAGAAGAAGAGCGAGAACTACCTCGCCCAACTTCAATTCGCATGCGCCTTGCTTTGGTATCGCCGTTTACTTCGTGCAGAGCCAGTATCTTCATAGCAACAAGAGGTTGCGGATACTTTGAGTTTTAAGATAGTTTCTTATTGTCAGGATTGATTTCAATTTTTGGTAAAAGAGGTGAGTAAGTTCGAAGTGGTTTTTGAAATCCCATATTGTGTACCTCCTAGTAAAAGATTTGGGACAGCGGAAGCTGCTCAAAATGAATGTGTGAGCGCAGCAGTTTGGTTACAAAAATGCTGCAAGCATTCTCCCGAGCCAATCAGATATGGTGAAGTAAAAAAACAAGAGAGTGTTGCTTGCTCGATCACACCGGACGGGATTAGGTAACAACAGGTTCATGAGGGTTGGGAGTCATGACCGGGGTGGCTAAATGTTGCTGAACCGCTTTCAAGCTGTCTGATGTTGGCTACTTCTTATCAAGCAGGTGGATAGTATGACGATAATGGATTTGTCGCAAGATGGGTTTGAATCTAATGTCCCAAATGCAGCGCTTTCCCCCTAACCCAAGCGATGCTGAAATCCTGAAGTTTGACTACCGCCGGGATTTCATGTTTCATGCGGCATCATTTACGAAGACAAACGGGATTTTTGGTAGGCTTTTGAGCGAAAACTCCGCCAAAAAGTGACGCCTTATTCACCAGCGAGTTTTATTGGAATCGTGAGTACAGTCCTTTCCGAACATCTGACTGATCCCCACGTTAAAGCGCCTGTGTCGCCGGATGAAACGACATTCTGGCGTGTGGAAGGCAGTCTGCTCAATTTGAGCGCCGTGCGTCCGGTGGCGTTTTTCACCTGGAATGCGCAGAGTTTTTCTGAACGATGGGTACGGCGAAGCGCATTGGCGCTGTCGGCAGTGATTCGTCCCCTCATGTATGCAGCCGACAGAGTTTTTGCGACGCGGTTTCTGCATACCTTGCTGCGCGGTGTTAGCCGGGACCGGCTGGATCTGCTCGGCGAAGAGTATTTTCATTATTACCTGAAACCTCGGCTCAAATCCCAGGGCATGCAAAAGCTGAAAGAAGCGATGGCCAGCGGCGAAAAAATCGTTCTGGTTAGTCAGGGGTTGGATCACGTGATGCGCCCACTGGCGGAGTATCTGGGCGTGGAATGGTTGGTTGCCAACCGGTTGGAATTTTGCGACGGGTTGGCAACTGGGCGGTTGCTTTCGCCTGTGGTTCGCCCTCGGCAGGTGCTGGCCAGGATCATTGGCAGAAGCCCGGATGGGCGCGTCGTGCTGGGCAAGCTTTCCCGCAATTTGGGAAATCCGGCTGAAGTTTTGAAGCGGGCGATTTTTCCGACTCGACGAATTGTTAAGCCCTTAACGTCTCCAACGGTCGTGTTTGAGCCGTACAAACAACTCGGCACTCTATCTGTGCTGGATTCGATGGCAGGCAAAAATGTTCTGCTGATTGGCTTCACTGGCTTCATTGGAAAAGTCTGGTTGGCGAAACTGCTGCAGGAAGTGCCGAACATCGGCAAAGTATATTTGTTGATTCGCCGCCAACGATCCGTCACCGCGCAACGTCGGTTTGAAAAAATCGCCTCCGAATCGCCCGTATTCGACAAACTGCACGAAATTCATGGCGATAATTTCATTAAGCTGCTGGCGGAAAAGATTGAAGTGGTGGAAGGCGATGTCAGTCAACCGGGTCTGGGGTTAGCGCCGGATGTTTTGCTGCGGTTGCAATCGAATCTTGACCTGGTGATCAACAGCTCCGGTTTGACCGATTTCAACCCGGATTTGCGCCAGGCGCTGGCGATTAACATTGATGGCACGCTGAACGTTTTAAGCTTCATCCGGGAATGTAAACAGGCTGCGTTAGTGCATCTTTCGACTTGCTACGTTGTGGGATTTCGGGATGGGCGTATTCCTGAAACATTGACGCCGAATTACACGCCGAAGGCCATCGCGGATTTCGATGCGGAAATCGAGTATGAAACGCTCCATCGCATGGTGAAAGATGTTGAGGCCCGTTCAGAAACCGGAGAAATCACCCAATTGCTTCGCCAGCAAGTTCTGGAAAAAGCGCACCGGGCCAATAAACAGCTTTCGGACTCCGAACTCGAAGCGCAAATTCGCAAACAGCGTCAGCGGTGGGTTCGAGACGAATTAATAGATTCGGGCATGCATCGCGCGCAAGAATTTGGCTGGCCCAACACCTATACCTTCACCAAAAGCCTAGCCGAATCGCTGATTGCTTTGCGAGCAAGTGATTTGCCAATCGCCATCGTTAGACCCTCCATCGTCGAAACCTCCACGCACGACCCATTTAGAGGTTGGAATGAAGGTGTTAACACGTCGGCGCCAATTTC
It encodes:
- a CDS encoding SDR family oxidoreductase gives rise to the protein MSTVLSEHLTDPHVKAPVSPDETTFWRVEGSLLNLSAVRPVAFFTWNAQSFSERWVRRSALALSAVIRPLMYAADRVFATRFLHTLLRGVSRDRLDLLGEEYFHYYLKPRLKSQGMQKLKEAMASGEKIVLVSQGLDHVMRPLAEYLGVEWLVANRLEFCDGLATGRLLSPVVRPRQVLARIIGRSPDGRVVLGKLSRNLGNPAEVLKRAIFPTRRIVKPLTSPTVVFEPYKQLGTLSVLDSMAGKNVLLIGFTGFIGKVWLAKLLQEVPNIGKVYLLIRRQRSVTAQRRFEKIASESPVFDKLHEIHGDNFIKLLAEKIEVVEGDVSQPGLGLAPDVLLRLQSNLDLVINSSGLTDFNPDLRQALAINIDGTLNVLSFIRECKQAALVHLSTCYVVGFRDGRIPETLTPNYTPKAIADFDAEIEYETLHRMVKDVEARSETGEITQLLRQQVLEKAHRANKQLSDSELEAQIRKQRQRWVRDELIDSGMHRAQEFGWPNTYTFTKSLAESLIALRASDLPIAIVRPSIVETSTHDPFRGWNEGVNTSAPISYLLGTFFRQLPSNGKKCLDIIPVDLVVRGMILIGAALIERRHEQLYHLATSAVNPCNMRRTIELTGLAHRKHYRAQDEFNYRLLAMFDSIPVSKERYRTLSAPAQKQLVQALLRIVSPLPMMRSPLIRRQRDLDKVTKLVELYEPFILHNEYVFEARNVEVLSALLPEEERQAFCYDASYIDWWDYWINVHIPALRKWSYPLIEGRSVENKSSRQLQIPSSEQTVAAS
- a CDS encoding IS5 family transposase, with product MSDDLWETIKILLDEYDPPASTGRPRDDRRPILNAIIYRFRSGCQWNHLPREFGDDSKIHRVFQHWVKLGIFEAIWAELLTECDELEQVQWDWQAADGWLGKARMGGDKIGPNPTDRAKNGTKKSLLTDGAGGPLSIVIAPANVNDHKLLEETLDSIVVERPKATRAKPQHLCLDKGYDNEPSHKIVKEHQYKDHIRRIGEEKLDQQGEKKHPARRYVVERTLAWLSKCRGLLIRYEKKSENYLAQLQFACALLWYRRLLRAEPVSS
- a CDS encoding helix-turn-helix transcriptional regulator, with protein sequence MESIALQVNLSASRLRGLFRKETGLPLAHFVKLLRLETAHQLLTTEFLTIKEVMAKTGIRDHSHFNRDFKLFYGVTPSQYCNQSKYFDRHALLNSLNEEVRQSL